In the Paenibacillus pabuli genome, one interval contains:
- a CDS encoding SDR family NAD(P)-dependent oxidoreductase has translation MKPLKLLDTLSNSNIHYGFYEDELYIENSKLDPNVQTYFVNHKELIIDFLKSRQFIDLTVMDSDTHYKGGAGLDFLFVEPGSVKKVPNVYRSFLVADINSNPNLLYFAGIMIALFVRYTDANVTTWSIHCRGEQLKFDTLNYTKQSKLADIVENLASSIMKEKRHAHDLDNLNIALCNADSSHVLAMNMSTSEDHVIITMKYNAHMIAGNTIDRIVNHYSTYLSGFISNPDAALSTLSYLSADELSRIKEWAGLPEQYSFQETLYDVFEQQVFQTPEDIAFIYDDNKSNVFYISYIDLLCSVDHLALEISQLNVSNQVIGYYGERSIYTVIAMLAVWKSGNIYLPLDTSYSEEHLHYMIEDAKVELIFTTDQRVSEISNYRTIVMNEHHLIDAASYEPSISASNFSLERDCLIMYTSGSTGKPKGVIHKQLQLINRFNWIWSNYPFRENSCMGQRTSMNFMPSMWEFLGGLLKGVPTIILTDSIVKDPNSLVRAIARHQISHLTVVPSLLKRILESPEDKGLLSTMQLCITAGEPLTVDLLRLFKEIVPQATLLNDYGATEVNGILYVDSKTNAARTDKLPGFKPIRNVKVYVLDSDLNLAGVGIEGELHIGGAALATGYLNDNESNAKKFIENPFKDSSSPRLYKMGDYGRYLPDGTIELLGRRDHQVKIRGIKLELTGIERVIEQNDAIVECAVFVKELSPGVSRLYSAIALRDEESITDDQLYEFLKPKISDYMIPSSFIHVEKLPRTPNGKIDRQQLLTLTELPGSDPKPSLISVSNIKEQLVSQAAQTLSVGRSLIESGKKFYALGFDSLTIVDFLNAINKRFGISLAITDLYDRASIDELTSYIHSKNDNIIIELQSDLSPESKPEPESEPKIEPHSESTVVTEATVSIEVTAINDILADLAANVLQVERSLIENGKKYYALGFDSLTIVDFLNLANKKFGTKLAISDLYDFSSIDELGAYMSNQKNMNIMPEPVAFSSPVPAISNEAANERKEAANTPKKIAIIGLACKYGGANSADEYWNNLKNGIDSIQVVPEQRWSIENYYDPDIRADNKTMSKWGGFVADIDRFDADFFSITPIEGENMDPQQRICLEECYHALEDAGYSEFDLSNKNVGVFIGARPGDYINLIKEGGHPPNPYSLMGNDFAILAARVAYFLNLKGPAISLDTACSSSLVAIHLAASSILKGECEMALAGGICIMSTPDLYLTSSKLGMLSPDGRCKAFDNHANGFVPGEGAGIVVLKELDQAIADNDHIYGVISASGINQDGKTNGITAPSAMSQVNLLRAIYEDNQIDPASIDYVETHGTGTKLGDPIEIKALSDVFGENGMEKESCPIGSVKTNIGHTIGAAGVAGLIKIIMSLKHQAIPPTLHYEQANEHIDFKNSPFYVNTTLKEWRPKPTPRKAAVSSFGFSGTNSHVVIEEYSGDTNRPNSDHSYHLIPISSKSIKSLRGKIGQLREWLKASDGQTIGDIAFTLSVGRTHFDERISFIVESKEELLAMLENDYSNVQGKTTVNPDSTVCDNLIGKLTATDPDSPAYKVYLESLRDLYISGCEINWRKLYENRPYQKISLPVYPFEKKRYWIEPVRNEQSRLTTSVGHTFFDNILRERHNIHYTVNLNNQSELVKDHVIHGDVVVPGAFYLEMVMKALEMYHVTYEEIAIDNLRLLQSVVLREQDTCLTLSIDTSAMTFVVSSGDNIVVTGAYSTSQDRVPESFDLDHFVAHAHVSFNKNEIYRQHLGASVQYGPTYRVVQTVYNRNDELLARLDDGLEPVRYKNGIIHPILLDGALHAVVGSKQWRSLNATYLPYSIGKVRIYRKLVAPCYSRIKITDHNVTNRYMKCQIAIYDRDGQPLVAIDDFVLKALPEKAPKLLYYAPHWIERSIPSGQNFKQETVILLDRDESNYKVLTESNLVGKVILVKAGPQFKAEYPIYQINVHNELDYHTLLEHFAIHGIDFTNLLVVPEITNTNESPLNQAKEVAHPLFLLCKALIRVTGKRNYNVLALLNANHHENYPFYAGLGPMMQTISLEHPTLRFRTLAHHWLNVDAQKVFEELFHHASSNEIKYDHNVRMEKELQEAKVASSSNVEFKGVYLITGGLGGIGHVVASYLSRYPLATIVLLGRSPHDASTNRLLASIPGDRVIYKSCDLAVESDVKQVIVDITRELGPVKGIFHCAGVIKDRLFFQKEWSDFGQVMEAKVAGTVYLNKYTDNVDFMVYFSSVTSTFGNKGQSDYAYANGFMDYFAAYRDGECQKGYASGKTISVNWPLWISGGMQLSESDKHRMKQEKGWEGLPDEVGMDALFSILSSGYQNIGVLYGYENNLRLPVNQTVTDRDVDSSHIGIETSQPEIDKEKVKEEIAGMIAAVTKMSVKQVIGKKSFEQFDFNSLMIMELTDRLEKVFGSISSTLFYEYNSLNELADYVIDHYHEVLLAKYVASTNQVVMGERDLIKNRAISKGEPETVMIEVPIADNKERTIASSHSRYPGVQDIAIIGLAGRYPGANSTDALWELLKNGKSSISEIPKDRWDWKTYYTEDKKAFGGIYTKWGGFIDDIDKFDPIFFGISPREAEQMDPQERLFLETVYASIEDAGYTPENLCASRRVGVFVGAMNADYITGASFWSIANRVSYVMNFQGPSMAVDTACSSSLVGIHMAVESLYNGTSECVIAGGVNLIVDPYHYQRLSGKTMLSSGRECKAFGAGADGFVDGEGVGAVVLKPLSAAERDGDHIYGVIKGTMINAGGRTNGYTVPNPNMQRQLTKEALRRANMDARTISYIEAHGTGTELGDPIEVAALAGAFEENTTDKQFCAIGSIKSNIGHLESAAGIAGLTKVLLQMKYGQIAPSLHARELNPRIDFNRMPFFVQQELSEWVRPVINNTRYPRRAGLSSFGAGGANAHVIIEEYMQAETTSDNLAYSLHNPVIILLSAKSDEKLREHAGNLLAWIRKDQYTNRDLIRIAYTLQVGRVAMEERLAITITSLEQLERKLTAFVEHLGEVEDMYRGHVTGDKALGAVLGFDEDIQLAIESWINKGKYDKLLSLWVTGLDVDWAKLYSQKKPERISLPTYPFARERYWLTEREAPAGNNSQVFVQAVGYLNPLLHRNTSNLEEQRFSSTLTGKEFFLKDHVVMGENILPGAAYMEMTRAALRQSALWGEDHDIRLKNILWSTPFAVNGSSLELHIGIYPEEDREIGFEIYSEGANGEEETVVHCQGRAVFLSKTSHEHAQEVDIRAVQADCSERFIGSTECYERFSALGVDYGSGHKGIEYLYIGERQVLAKLIIPESVSASAGDYILHPSLMDSAIQATIGLTIGNQAGEGISERTTKVPFALEELDIIGQCSQCMWAIVRMSDGVNTDQHMQKLDIDLCDENGVIQVRMRKFAFRLLEAESEGMVYVG, from the coding sequence ATGAAACCTCTCAAACTATTGGATACGTTAAGCAACTCAAATATACACTATGGATTTTATGAGGATGAACTCTATATAGAAAATAGTAAATTAGATCCGAACGTTCAAACGTATTTCGTCAATCATAAAGAGCTGATTATCGATTTTCTTAAAAGTCGTCAATTTATAGATTTAACGGTAATGGATTCGGACACACACTACAAAGGTGGAGCCGGACTTGATTTTTTATTCGTTGAACCTGGCAGCGTGAAAAAGGTCCCGAATGTATATCGAAGCTTTCTCGTAGCAGATATCAATTCCAATCCCAATCTCCTTTACTTTGCCGGCATCATGATTGCTTTATTTGTTCGTTATACGGATGCCAATGTCACCACCTGGAGCATCCATTGCAGAGGAGAACAGTTGAAATTCGACACGTTGAACTACACGAAACAATCTAAGCTTGCGGATATCGTGGAGAACTTGGCTTCCTCAATTATGAAGGAAAAACGCCATGCTCACGATTTAGACAACCTCAATATAGCGCTATGCAATGCTGATTCCAGTCATGTGCTGGCTATGAATATGTCGACCAGTGAAGATCATGTCATCATAACGATGAAGTATAACGCTCACATGATCGCTGGAAATACAATCGATCGAATTGTGAACCATTATTCGACCTATTTATCAGGGTTCATTAGCAACCCAGATGCAGCGCTTTCCACGCTTTCCTATCTTTCGGCAGATGAACTCAGCAGGATCAAAGAATGGGCAGGATTACCAGAACAATATTCGTTCCAAGAGACGCTGTATGATGTATTCGAACAACAAGTCTTCCAGACTCCTGAGGACATTGCTTTTATCTATGATGATAATAAAAGCAATGTTTTTTATATTTCCTATATTGATTTGCTCTGTTCCGTAGATCATTTGGCATTAGAAATCTCGCAATTAAACGTTAGTAATCAGGTTATTGGCTATTATGGCGAGCGGTCCATTTATACCGTAATTGCAATGTTAGCAGTTTGGAAGTCAGGCAATATTTATCTTCCTCTGGACACCTCTTATTCGGAAGAACATCTTCATTACATGATTGAGGATGCTAAAGTCGAACTCATTTTTACAACCGATCAGAGAGTGAGCGAAATTTCGAACTATAGGACAATCGTGATGAACGAGCATCATTTAATCGATGCTGCTTCCTACGAGCCAAGTATTTCGGCAAGCAACTTCTCTTTGGAACGCGACTGCTTAATCATGTATACCTCGGGCTCAACTGGAAAACCGAAAGGTGTCATTCACAAACAGCTGCAATTGATTAATCGTTTTAATTGGATTTGGTCGAATTACCCTTTCAGAGAGAACTCTTGTATGGGTCAACGGACGAGTATGAATTTCATGCCGTCCATGTGGGAGTTTCTGGGGGGGCTACTTAAAGGGGTTCCCACCATCATATTGACTGATTCAATTGTAAAAGATCCGAATAGTCTAGTTCGTGCGATTGCTCGTCATCAGATCTCGCATCTTACCGTCGTCCCTTCGCTACTAAAGCGTATTTTAGAGTCGCCGGAAGATAAGGGATTGTTATCAACGATGCAATTATGTATTACTGCAGGAGAACCGTTGACCGTAGATTTATTGAGACTTTTTAAAGAAATTGTGCCTCAGGCTACGTTATTAAATGATTACGGCGCGACAGAGGTAAACGGTATTTTATATGTAGATTCCAAAACCAATGCAGCCAGAACAGATAAATTGCCCGGGTTTAAACCGATCCGGAATGTAAAAGTGTACGTACTTGATTCGGATTTAAACTTGGCGGGAGTTGGGATTGAGGGTGAACTGCATATCGGAGGGGCGGCATTAGCAACTGGCTACCTCAATGACAACGAAAGCAATGCAAAAAAGTTTATCGAAAATCCATTCAAGGATAGTTCAAGTCCCCGATTATATAAAATGGGCGACTATGGTCGGTATTTACCTGACGGAACGATTGAGTTATTAGGTCGGCGCGATCACCAAGTGAAAATCAGGGGAATTAAACTTGAGTTGACGGGTATTGAACGCGTAATAGAGCAGAACGACGCAATTGTTGAATGTGCTGTTTTTGTTAAGGAACTCAGTCCGGGAGTCAGCCGGTTATACTCGGCTATCGCATTGAGGGATGAGGAATCGATCACAGATGACCAATTATACGAATTCCTGAAACCCAAAATATCCGATTATATGATTCCTTCTTCATTCATTCATGTAGAAAAATTACCAAGGACACCGAACGGTAAAATCGATCGGCAACAATTATTGACTTTAACCGAATTACCTGGAAGTGATCCAAAACCGAGCCTCATTTCCGTGAGTAACATAAAAGAACAGCTCGTTTCCCAAGCAGCACAAACGTTATCCGTTGGACGCTCCTTGATCGAGAGTGGGAAGAAGTTCTATGCGTTAGGCTTTGACTCATTGACCATTGTAGATTTTTTAAACGCTATCAATAAGAGGTTTGGCATATCGTTAGCCATTACGGATCTTTACGATCGTGCAAGCATAGACGAGTTAACATCGTATATCCATTCCAAGAACGACAACATCATAATTGAATTACAGTCTGATTTAAGTCCGGAGTCGAAACCTGAACCTGAATCTGAACCAAAGATTGAACCTCATTCTGAATCAACCGTTGTAACGGAAGCCACGGTTTCTATTGAGGTCACAGCAATCAATGATATTTTGGCTGATTTAGCAGCGAACGTTCTTCAAGTAGAGCGTTCATTGATTGAAAATGGGAAGAAGTATTATGCACTGGGTTTCGATTCATTGACTATTGTGGACTTTTTAAATCTAGCGAATAAAAAATTCGGAACCAAACTTGCCATTAGCGACTTGTACGATTTTTCAAGCATTGATGAACTAGGTGCGTATATGAGCAACCAGAAAAATATGAACATTATGCCTGAACCTGTTGCTTTTTCAAGCCCAGTACCTGCTATATCGAATGAAGCTGCAAATGAACGGAAAGAAGCTGCGAATACACCTAAGAAAATTGCCATCATCGGGTTGGCGTGCAAATACGGCGGTGCTAATTCTGCTGATGAATATTGGAATAATCTTAAAAATGGCATTGATTCCATCCAGGTCGTTCCTGAGCAGCGATGGTCGATTGAGAACTATTACGATCCTGATATAAGAGCAGATAACAAAACAATGAGTAAGTGGGGAGGGTTTGTAGCCGATATTGATCGTTTCGATGCAGATTTCTTTTCAATCACGCCGATTGAAGGCGAGAATATGGACCCACAGCAGCGAATTTGCCTCGAAGAGTGTTATCATGCGCTGGAAGATGCGGGATATTCAGAATTTGATCTGAGCAACAAAAATGTTGGGGTTTTTATAGGTGCAAGGCCAGGAGATTATATCAATCTTATTAAAGAAGGTGGACATCCACCAAATCCGTATAGCTTGATGGGTAATGATTTTGCAATTTTGGCGGCGAGGGTAGCCTACTTCCTCAATTTAAAAGGACCTGCTATTAGCTTGGATACCGCTTGTTCTTCTTCACTCGTTGCCATTCACCTTGCGGCGTCAAGCATTCTAAAAGGTGAATGCGAAATGGCACTGGCTGGGGGGATCTGTATCATGTCCACGCCAGATCTTTATTTGACCTCTTCCAAGCTGGGAATGTTATCTCCCGATGGTAGATGTAAAGCTTTCGATAACCATGCGAACGGCTTTGTTCCTGGTGAAGGTGCAGGAATCGTTGTGCTCAAGGAACTGGATCAGGCTATTGCAGATAACGACCATATTTACGGCGTGATCTCTGCTTCGGGCATCAATCAGGATGGTAAAACGAATGGTATTACCGCGCCAAGTGCCATGAGTCAAGTTAATTTGCTCCGAGCGATCTATGAGGATAACCAGATAGACCCTGCGTCTATTGATTATGTGGAGACGCACGGAACAGGGACCAAACTTGGCGATCCCATTGAGATTAAGGCGCTTTCCGATGTATTTGGAGAAAACGGGATGGAAAAGGAATCTTGTCCGATTGGGTCCGTCAAAACGAATATCGGGCACACGATAGGCGCTGCAGGTGTGGCGGGGTTAATCAAAATCATCATGTCACTGAAACATCAAGCGATTCCTCCAACGCTGCATTATGAACAGGCGAATGAGCATATCGACTTCAAGAACAGCCCTTTTTATGTAAATACGACATTGAAAGAATGGAGGCCGAAGCCCACGCCAAGAAAAGCAGCGGTCAGTTCGTTCGGGTTCAGCGGCACGAATAGTCATGTTGTCATTGAGGAGTATAGTGGTGACACGAACCGGCCCAATTCTGATCATTCATATCACCTAATTCCTATATCCTCCAAGTCGATAAAGAGTTTAAGGGGCAAAATCGGTCAGCTTCGTGAATGGTTAAAAGCCTCAGATGGACAAACGATTGGAGATATCGCTTTTACACTTAGCGTAGGGCGGACTCATTTTGACGAACGGATCTCCTTTATCGTAGAGAGCAAAGAAGAATTACTGGCCATGTTGGAGAATGATTATTCGAACGTGCAAGGTAAAACAACCGTTAATCCCGATTCTACGGTATGCGATAACTTGATTGGCAAATTAACGGCGACGGATCCTGATTCTCCTGCATATAAGGTATATTTGGAAAGTTTGAGAGACCTTTATATTAGTGGATGCGAGATTAATTGGCGGAAATTGTACGAGAATCGTCCGTATCAGAAAATTTCACTACCTGTCTATCCGTTTGAGAAGAAACGGTATTGGATTGAGCCAGTGCGCAATGAACAGAGCCGTTTAACGACGTCTGTGGGGCATACGTTTTTTGACAATATCTTAAGAGAAAGACACAACATACATTATACGGTGAACTTGAACAATCAAAGTGAGCTCGTGAAAGATCATGTCATTCATGGGGATGTGGTCGTTCCTGGGGCTTTTTATCTGGAAATGGTCATGAAAGCATTGGAAATGTACCATGTCACGTATGAGGAGATCGCAATTGACAATTTGAGGTTGCTGCAATCCGTTGTGCTGAGGGAGCAGGATACCTGCCTCACACTCTCTATAGATACGTCGGCCATGACGTTTGTTGTCAGTAGCGGGGATAACATCGTCGTCACTGGCGCGTACAGTACATCACAGGATCGTGTACCAGAATCATTCGATCTCGATCATTTTGTTGCACATGCTCACGTAAGTTTCAATAAGAACGAGATCTATCGACAGCACTTGGGGGCAAGTGTCCAGTATGGCCCAACTTATCGAGTTGTCCAAACGGTATATAACCGCAATGATGAATTGTTGGCCCGCTTGGATGATGGGTTGGAACCTGTTCGCTATAAAAATGGAATTATTCATCCAATCCTGCTTGACGGCGCTTTGCATGCCGTTGTTGGTAGTAAACAATGGAGGTCACTCAATGCTACATATTTGCCCTACTCGATTGGCAAAGTCAGAATTTATCGAAAGCTTGTCGCTCCCTGTTATTCTCGGATCAAAATTACCGATCATAATGTAACGAATCGTTATATGAAATGCCAGATTGCTATTTATGATCGAGACGGTCAACCGCTCGTAGCAATTGATGATTTCGTACTGAAGGCATTACCGGAGAAAGCGCCAAAATTACTCTATTATGCACCTCATTGGATAGAAAGGTCTATTCCCAGCGGTCAAAATTTCAAACAAGAAACCGTCATTTTATTGGATCGCGATGAATCGAATTACAAAGTACTAACGGAGTCCAATCTGGTTGGGAAGGTCATTCTGGTTAAAGCCGGACCTCAATTTAAAGCTGAGTATCCGATTTATCAAATCAATGTTCATAACGAACTCGATTATCATACGCTACTTGAACATTTTGCAATACATGGAATTGATTTTACGAATCTACTGGTAGTTCCTGAAATCACCAATACCAACGAATCGCCATTGAATCAGGCAAAAGAGGTGGCACATCCGTTGTTTTTGCTATGCAAAGCATTGATAAGAGTAACCGGGAAACGAAATTACAATGTTTTAGCTTTACTCAATGCCAACCATCATGAGAATTATCCTTTTTATGCGGGACTCGGTCCTATGATGCAAACGATCAGTTTGGAACATCCGACTCTCCGGTTTCGAACATTGGCCCATCACTGGCTGAATGTGGATGCTCAGAAGGTATTTGAGGAGCTCTTCCATCATGCTTCTTCGAATGAAATTAAATATGACCATAACGTGAGAATGGAAAAAGAACTGCAGGAAGCTAAGGTTGCATCGTCAAGTAACGTAGAATTTAAGGGTGTGTACCTTATCACTGGTGGATTAGGCGGAATTGGCCATGTTGTAGCGAGTTATCTTAGTCGATATCCGCTAGCTACCATCGTTCTGCTTGGTAGGTCCCCGCATGATGCGAGTACGAATCGACTGCTTGCCTCAATCCCTGGTGACCGTGTCATTTATAAAAGTTGCGACCTTGCTGTTGAGAGCGATGTAAAGCAGGTAATCGTCGATATCACTCGAGAGCTTGGACCTGTCAAAGGTATTTTTCATTGCGCTGGGGTCATCAAAGACCGGCTATTTTTCCAAAAAGAATGGAGCGACTTTGGACAGGTTATGGAAGCTAAAGTAGCTGGAACGGTCTACTTGAATAAATACACTGACAATGTAGATTTTATGGTCTATTTCTCGTCGGTTACCTCAACCTTTGGGAATAAAGGTCAGTCCGATTATGCCTATGCGAATGGGTTTATGGATTATTTTGCTGCATATCGAGATGGCGAATGTCAAAAAGGATATGCATCCGGCAAGACTATCTCGGTCAATTGGCCACTCTGGATATCGGGAGGAATGCAATTATCGGAGTCGGACAAACATCGCATGAAACAGGAAAAGGGATGGGAGGGTTTACCCGACGAGGTTGGCATGGATGCGCTGTTTTCGATTTTATCGAGTGGTTACCAGAACATTGGGGTTCTGTATGGGTACGAAAACAATCTTCGACTTCCAGTAAACCAGACCGTCACCGATCGGGATGTGGATTCCAGTCATATTGGGATCGAAACGAGTCAGCCAGAGATCGATAAAGAGAAAGTAAAAGAAGAAATTGCTGGAATGATTGCTGCAGTTACTAAAATGTCCGTGAAGCAAGTGATCGGTAAAAAGAGCTTTGAGCAATTCGATTTCAATTCTCTCATGATTATGGAGCTGACCGATCGACTAGAGAAGGTTTTCGGTTCGATATCCAGCACTCTTTTCTATGAGTACAATTCGTTGAATGAGCTTGCCGATTATGTTATAGACCATTATCACGAAGTATTGCTGGCTAAATATGTTGCCTCAACCAATCAAGTTGTTATGGGTGAACGTGATCTGATTAAAAACCGGGCAATATCGAAAGGCGAGCCGGAAACAGTGATGATAGAGGTTCCCATTGCGGATAACAAGGAAAGAACAATTGCTTCAAGTCATAGTCGTTATCCTGGTGTGCAGGACATCGCTATTATCGGCTTAGCGGGACGTTATCCAGGTGCTAACAGTACAGATGCGCTATGGGAGTTATTAAAGAACGGAAAGAGCAGCATTTCCGAGATTCCGAAGGACAGATGGGATTGGAAAACCTATTATACCGAGGATAAAAAGGCGTTTGGCGGGATTTACACCAAGTGGGGCGGTTTTATTGACGATATCGATAAGTTTGATCCGATCTTTTTTGGCATATCGCCAAGAGAAGCAGAGCAAATGGACCCGCAAGAGCGATTATTTTTAGAAACGGTATATGCGAGTATCGAGGATGCGGGATACACACCTGAGAATTTGTGTGCATCGAGAAGAGTCGGCGTCTTCGTTGGCGCGATGAATGCGGACTACATCACTGGGGCCTCATTCTGGTCCATCGCGAACCGTGTTTCTTACGTGATGAACTTTCAAGGGCCAAGCATGGCCGTCGATACTGCGTGCTCTTCTTCGCTGGTGGGGATTCATATGGCGGTGGAAAGCCTTTATAACGGAACGAGTGAATGTGTCATTGCCGGTGGCGTCAATTTAATTGTAGACCCTTACCATTATCAACGGTTGTCCGGAAAAACGATGCTGTCTTCAGGTCGTGAATGCAAGGCATTTGGCGCTGGAGCAGACGGTTTTGTAGACGGGGAGGGAGTCGGAGCGGTTGTCTTAAAGCCACTATCAGCCGCTGAACGTGACGGCGATCATATTTACGGCGTGATCAAAGGAACGATGATCAATGCGGGAGGAAGAACGAACGGATACACCGTTCCCAATCCAAATATGCAGCGCCAATTGACCAAAGAAGCGCTGCGGCGGGCCAATATGGATGCAAGAACGATTAGCTATATTGAAGCGCACGGCACAGGTACGGAGCTGGGCGATCCAATTGAGGTCGCGGCGCTGGCAGGTGCGTTCGAAGAGAATACGACCGATAAGCAGTTTTGCGCAATCGGATCGATCAAGTCGAACATCGGACATTTGGAAAGCGCAGCGGGGATTGCAGGTTTGACCAAAGTGCTGCTGCAAATGAAGTATGGGCAGATTGCACCCTCCCTGCATGCTAGGGAATTGAATCCACGCATTGATTTCAACAGAATGCCGTTTTTCGTCCAGCAGGAGTTGTCTGAGTGGGTACGGCCGGTCATTAACAACACGCGATATCCGCGGCGTGCTGGATTATCTTCCTTTGGCGCAGGGGGCGCAAATGCGCACGTCATCATTGAGGAATACATGCAGGCAGAGACAACAAGCGATAACCTGGCGTACAGCCTTCATAATCCGGTTATCATCTTGTTATCGGCCAAGAGCGACGAGAAGCTTCGGGAGCATGCCGGAAATTTGTTGGCTTGGATAAGAAAAGATCAGTATACGAACAGGGATTTGATCCGTATCGCGTATACGCTCCAAGTCGGACGGGTTGCGATGGAAGAGCGGTTGGCGATAACGATAACTTCTTTGGAGCAATTGGAACGTAAGCTCACTGCATTTGTAGAACATCTAGGTGAAGTAGAAGACATGTATCGAGGGCATGTGACAGGCGATAAAGCGTTGGGAGCAGTGCTAGGATTCGATGAAGACATTCAGCTTGCCATTGAATCGTGGATTAACAAAGGAAAATACGATAAGCTTCTTAGCTTGTGGGTAACCGGCCTAGACGTCGACTGGGCTAAACTATACAGCCAAAAGAAGCCTGAAAGAATTAGCTTGCCAACGTATCCTTTCGCCCGGGAACGTTATTGGCTGACGGAAAGAGAAGCTCCAGCAGGGAATAACAGTCAAGTGTTCGTGCAGGCAGTGGGTTATTTGAACCCGTTACTCCATCGCAACACTTCGAATTTGGAAGAGCAGCGATTCAGCAGTACGCTGACCGGTAAAGAGTTTTTCTTGAAGGATCATGTCGTGATGGGTGAGAACATATTGCCCGGAGCAGCCTACATGGAGATGACCAGAGCAGCGCTGCGGCAATCCGCTTTATGGGGAGAAGATCATGATATTCGATTGAAAAATATCTTATGGTCAACACCTTTTGCTGTGAATGGATCAAGTCTAGAGCTGCATATCGGAATCTATCCCGAAGAAGATCGGGAAATTGGTTTTGAGATATACAGCGAGGGCGCGAATGGGGAAGAAGAGACGGTCGTTCATTGTCAAGGGCGAGCGGTCTTTTTGTCAAAGACCAGTCACGAGCATGCACAAGAGGTCGATATTCGTGCGGTGCAAGCCGACTGCAGTGAGCGTTTCATCGGCAGTACTGAATGCTACGAGCGGTTTAGCGCGCTCGGGGTCGATTATGGAAGCGGCCATAAAGGGATTGAGTACTTATATATCGGAGAACGCCAAGTATTAGCTAAGCTGATCATACCGGAATCAGTAAGCGCGAGCGCGGGTGACTATATCCTGCATCCAAGCCTGATGGACTCCGCAATCCAGGCCACAATCGGCTTGACCATCGGCAACCAAGCGGGAGAGGGAATCAGCGAACGAACAACGAAGGTGCCATTCGCGCTCGAAGAGTTGGACATTATTGGCCAATGCAGTCAGTGTATGTGGGCAATCGTCAGAATGAGCGATGGCGTTAATACCGATCAACACATGCAAAAGCTGGATATCGACCTGTGTGATGAGAACGGGGTGATCCAGGTACGGATGAGAAAATTTGCATTCAGATTGCTGGAAGCAGAAAGCGAGGGCATGGTTTATGTTGGTTAG
- a CDS encoding O-methyltransferase → MGKRTLNLSDELYDYILDNSLREPAVAQDLREETNRMLMSAMQTPPEQGQFLAMMVELLNARQILEVGTFTGYGALWMALSLPEGGKITSLDVDEKWCTMARKYWRQAGVEEKIELIIAPASESMRQLLNDHKANFYDIIFIDADKEGYLDYYELAIKLVRVGGLILLDNVLWGGSVINELNQGRDVCAIREVNKRVHLDDRVTMSLMPIGDGLTFAIRRK, encoded by the coding sequence ATGGGGAAAAGAACGCTGAATTTATCGGATGAATTATATGATTATATTTTGGACAATTCACTAAGAGAACCTGCGGTTGCGCAGGATCTCCGGGAAGAGACGAATCGTATGCTCATGTCCGCAATGCAAACTCCGCCTGAGCAAGGACAATTTTTAGCGATGATGGTTGAATTATTGAACGCGAGGCAGATTCTTGAGGTAGGTACATTTACCGGATACGGAGCGTTATGGATGGCGCTTTCTTTACCTGAGGGCGGGAAAATAACGAGTCTCGATGTGGATGAGAAATGGTGTACAATGGCCAGGAAATATTGGCGTCAAGCAGGGGTAGAAGAGAAGATCGAATTGATAATCGCGCCAGCTTCCGAGTCGATGCGTCAGCTTCTAAATGATCATAAAGCGAATTTTTACGATATCATCTTTATCGATGCAGATAAGGAAGGCTATCTCGATTATTACGAATTGGCGATTAAGCTTGTACGAGTAGGAGGATTGATCTTACTTGATAATGTGCTTTGGGGCGGCAGTGTCATTAACGAGCTCAACCAGGGACGCGACGTTTGCGCCATCCGTGAAGTCAATAAAAGGGTTCATCTTGATGATCGAGTTACTATGAGCTTAATGCCTATTGGAGACGGTTTAACCTTTGCAATTCGTAGAAAATAA